From the Buteo buteo chromosome 1, bButBut1.hap1.1, whole genome shotgun sequence genome, one window contains:
- the SEPTIN11 gene encoding septin-11 isoform X1 has protein sequence MAVAVGRPANDDLRNLSLSGHVGFDSLPDQLVNKSTSQGFCFNILCVGETGIGKSTLMDTLFNTKFESEPATHNEPGVRLKARSYELQESNVRLKLTIVDTVGFGDQINKDDSYKPIVEYIDAQFEAYLQEELKIKRSLFNYHDTRIHACLYFIAPTGHSLKSLDLVTMKKLDSKVNIIPIIAKADTIAKNELHKFKSKIMSELVSNGVQIYQFPTDEETVAEINATMSVHLPFAVVGSTEEVKIGNKMAKARQYPWGVVQVENENHCDFVKLREMLIRVNMEDLREQTHTRHYELYRRCKLEEMGFKDTDPDSKPFSLQETYEAKRNEFLGELQKKEDEMRQMFVMRVKEKEAELKEAEKDLHEKFDHLKRTHQEEKKKVEDKKKELEEELNNFQKKKAAAQLLQSQAQQAGSQQTKKDKDKKKVFPFLPKKWRAMLTL, from the exons AACGATGACCTTAGGAACTTGTCCCTCTCCGGCCACGTGGGCTTTGACAGCCTCCCTGATCAGCTGGTCAACAAGTCAACGTCACAGGGCTTCTGCTTCAACATCCTCTGTGTGG GCGAAACTGGCATCGGCAAGTCGACGTTGATGGACACTCTGTTCAATACCAAGTTTGAAAGTGAACCTGCGACGCACAACGAGCCCGGTGTGAGATTGAAAGCCAGGAGTTACGAGCTCCAGGAGAGCAATGTCCGTCTGAAGCTGACTATTGTTGACACAGTCGGATTTGGTGATCAAATTAACAAAGATGACAG CTACAAGCCTATAGTAGAATATATCGACGCGCAGTTTGAAGCCTACTTGCAAGAAGAGCTGAAGATCAAACGATCCCTGTTCAATTACCACGACACCAGAATTCATGCCTGCCTATATTTCATTGCACCAACTGGACACTCGCTGAAGTCCCTAGACTTGGTCACCATGAAGAAACTCGACAGTAAG GTGAACATCATCCCCATCATTGCCAAGGCTGACACCATTGCAAAAAACGAGTTGCACAAGTTCAAGAGTAAAATCATGAGCGAGCTGGTCAGCAATGGCGTCCAGATCTACCAGTTCCCGACAGATGAAGAGACAGTGGCCGAGATAAATGCCACGATGAGC GTCCACCTTCCTTTTGCTGTAGTTGGCAGCACTGAAGAAGTGAAGATCGGCAATAAGATGGCAAAAGCCAGGCAGTACCCCTGGGGTGTTGTGCAGG ttgaaaatgaaaatcactGTGACTTTGTGAAGCTGCGGGAGATGCTGATCCGAGTGAACATGGAGGATTTGAGAGAGCAGACGCACACCCGACACTATGAGCTGTACAGGCGCTGCAAACTTGAAGAGATGGGGTTCAAGGACACGGATCCAGACAGCAAGCCTTTCAG TCTTCAAGAGACTTATGAAGCAAAGAGGAACGAATTCCTGGGTGAACTCCAGAAGAAGGAGGATGAAATGAGGCAGATGTTCGTCATGCGagtgaaggagaaggaagcagagttgaaggaagcagagaaagat CTTCACGAAAAGTTTGACCATCTAAAGAGGACTCaccaagaagagaagaaaaaagtggaagacaaaaagaaggaaCTTGAGGAAGAGCTGAACAACTTTCAAAAGAagaaggcagcagctcagctatTACAGTCACAGGCTCAGCAGGCAGGTTCTCAACAAACCAAGAAagacaaggacaaaaaaaa
- the SEPTIN11 gene encoding septin-11 isoform X3 — protein sequence MAVAVGRPANDDLRNLSLSGHVGFDSLPDQLVNKSTSQGFCFNILCVGETGIGKSTLMDTLFNTKFESEPATHNEPGVRLKARSYELQESNVRLKLTIVDTVGFGDQINKDDSYKPIVEYIDAQFEAYLQEELKIKRSLFNYHDTRIHACLYFIAPTGHSLKSLDLVTMKKLDSKVNIIPIIAKADTIAKNELHKFKSKIMSELVSNGVQIYQFPTDEETVAEINATMSVHLPFAVVGSTEEVKIGNKMAKARQYPWGVVQVENENHCDFVKLREMLIRVNMEDLREQTHTRHYELYRRCKLEEMGFKDTDPDSKPFSLQETYEAKRNEFLGELQKKEDEMRQMFVMRVKEKEAELKEAEKDLHEKFDHLKRTHQEEKKKVEDKKKELEEELNNFQKKKAAAQLLQSQAQQAGSQQTKKDKDKKNASFT from the exons AACGATGACCTTAGGAACTTGTCCCTCTCCGGCCACGTGGGCTTTGACAGCCTCCCTGATCAGCTGGTCAACAAGTCAACGTCACAGGGCTTCTGCTTCAACATCCTCTGTGTGG GCGAAACTGGCATCGGCAAGTCGACGTTGATGGACACTCTGTTCAATACCAAGTTTGAAAGTGAACCTGCGACGCACAACGAGCCCGGTGTGAGATTGAAAGCCAGGAGTTACGAGCTCCAGGAGAGCAATGTCCGTCTGAAGCTGACTATTGTTGACACAGTCGGATTTGGTGATCAAATTAACAAAGATGACAG CTACAAGCCTATAGTAGAATATATCGACGCGCAGTTTGAAGCCTACTTGCAAGAAGAGCTGAAGATCAAACGATCCCTGTTCAATTACCACGACACCAGAATTCATGCCTGCCTATATTTCATTGCACCAACTGGACACTCGCTGAAGTCCCTAGACTTGGTCACCATGAAGAAACTCGACAGTAAG GTGAACATCATCCCCATCATTGCCAAGGCTGACACCATTGCAAAAAACGAGTTGCACAAGTTCAAGAGTAAAATCATGAGCGAGCTGGTCAGCAATGGCGTCCAGATCTACCAGTTCCCGACAGATGAAGAGACAGTGGCCGAGATAAATGCCACGATGAGC GTCCACCTTCCTTTTGCTGTAGTTGGCAGCACTGAAGAAGTGAAGATCGGCAATAAGATGGCAAAAGCCAGGCAGTACCCCTGGGGTGTTGTGCAGG ttgaaaatgaaaatcactGTGACTTTGTGAAGCTGCGGGAGATGCTGATCCGAGTGAACATGGAGGATTTGAGAGAGCAGACGCACACCCGACACTATGAGCTGTACAGGCGCTGCAAACTTGAAGAGATGGGGTTCAAGGACACGGATCCAGACAGCAAGCCTTTCAG TCTTCAAGAGACTTATGAAGCAAAGAGGAACGAATTCCTGGGTGAACTCCAGAAGAAGGAGGATGAAATGAGGCAGATGTTCGTCATGCGagtgaaggagaaggaagcagagttgaaggaagcagagaaagat CTTCACGAAAAGTTTGACCATCTAAAGAGGACTCaccaagaagagaagaaaaaagtggaagacaaaaagaaggaaCTTGAGGAAGAGCTGAACAACTTTCAAAAGAagaaggcagcagctcagctatTACAGTCACAGGCTCAGCAGGCAGGTTCTCAACAAACCAAGAAagacaaggacaaaaaaaa
- the SEPTIN11 gene encoding septin-11 isoform X4, whose protein sequence is MAVAVGRPANDDLRNLSLSGHVGFDSLPDQLVNKSTSQGFCFNILCVGETGIGKSTLMDTLFNTKFESEPATHNEPGVRLKARSYELQESNVRLKLTIVDTVGFGDQINKDDSYKPIVEYIDAQFEAYLQEELKIKRSLFNYHDTRIHACLYFIAPTGHSLKSLDLVTMKKLDSKVNIIPIIAKADTIAKNELHKFKSKIMSELVSNGVQIYQFPTDEETVAEINATMSVHLPFAVVGSTEEVKIGNKMAKARQYPWGVVQVENENHCDFVKLREMLIRVNMEDLREQTHTRHYELYRRCKLEEMGFKDTDPDSKPFSLQETYEAKRNEFLGELQKKEDEMRQMFVMRVKEKEAELKEAEKDLHEKFDHLKRTHQEEKKKVEDKKKELEEELNNFQKKKAAAQLLQSQAQQAGSQQTKKDKDKKNFFFM, encoded by the exons AACGATGACCTTAGGAACTTGTCCCTCTCCGGCCACGTGGGCTTTGACAGCCTCCCTGATCAGCTGGTCAACAAGTCAACGTCACAGGGCTTCTGCTTCAACATCCTCTGTGTGG GCGAAACTGGCATCGGCAAGTCGACGTTGATGGACACTCTGTTCAATACCAAGTTTGAAAGTGAACCTGCGACGCACAACGAGCCCGGTGTGAGATTGAAAGCCAGGAGTTACGAGCTCCAGGAGAGCAATGTCCGTCTGAAGCTGACTATTGTTGACACAGTCGGATTTGGTGATCAAATTAACAAAGATGACAG CTACAAGCCTATAGTAGAATATATCGACGCGCAGTTTGAAGCCTACTTGCAAGAAGAGCTGAAGATCAAACGATCCCTGTTCAATTACCACGACACCAGAATTCATGCCTGCCTATATTTCATTGCACCAACTGGACACTCGCTGAAGTCCCTAGACTTGGTCACCATGAAGAAACTCGACAGTAAG GTGAACATCATCCCCATCATTGCCAAGGCTGACACCATTGCAAAAAACGAGTTGCACAAGTTCAAGAGTAAAATCATGAGCGAGCTGGTCAGCAATGGCGTCCAGATCTACCAGTTCCCGACAGATGAAGAGACAGTGGCCGAGATAAATGCCACGATGAGC GTCCACCTTCCTTTTGCTGTAGTTGGCAGCACTGAAGAAGTGAAGATCGGCAATAAGATGGCAAAAGCCAGGCAGTACCCCTGGGGTGTTGTGCAGG ttgaaaatgaaaatcactGTGACTTTGTGAAGCTGCGGGAGATGCTGATCCGAGTGAACATGGAGGATTTGAGAGAGCAGACGCACACCCGACACTATGAGCTGTACAGGCGCTGCAAACTTGAAGAGATGGGGTTCAAGGACACGGATCCAGACAGCAAGCCTTTCAG TCTTCAAGAGACTTATGAAGCAAAGAGGAACGAATTCCTGGGTGAACTCCAGAAGAAGGAGGATGAAATGAGGCAGATGTTCGTCATGCGagtgaaggagaaggaagcagagttgaaggaagcagagaaagat CTTCACGAAAAGTTTGACCATCTAAAGAGGACTCaccaagaagagaagaaaaaagtggaagacaaaaagaaggaaCTTGAGGAAGAGCTGAACAACTTTCAAAAGAagaaggcagcagctcagctatTACAGTCACAGGCTCAGCAGGCAGGTTCTCAACAAACCAAGAAagacaaggacaaaaaaaa
- the SEPTIN11 gene encoding septin-11 isoform X5, producing the protein MDTLFNTKFESEPATHNEPGVRLKARSYELQESNVRLKLTIVDTVGFGDQINKDDSYKPIVEYIDAQFEAYLQEELKIKRSLFNYHDTRIHACLYFIAPTGHSLKSLDLVTMKKLDSKVNIIPIIAKADTIAKNELHKFKSKIMSELVSNGVQIYQFPTDEETVAEINATMSVHLPFAVVGSTEEVKIGNKMAKARQYPWGVVQVENENHCDFVKLREMLIRVNMEDLREQTHTRHYELYRRCKLEEMGFKDTDPDSKPFSLQETYEAKRNEFLGELQKKEDEMRQMFVMRVKEKEAELKEAEKDLHEKFDHLKRTHQEEKKKVEDKKKELEEELNNFQKKKAAAQLLQSQAQQAGSQQTKKDKDKKKVFPFLPKKWRAMLTL; encoded by the exons ATGGACACTCTGTTCAATACCAAGTTTGAAAGTGAACCTGCGACGCACAACGAGCCCGGTGTGAGATTGAAAGCCAGGAGTTACGAGCTCCAGGAGAGCAATGTCCGTCTGAAGCTGACTATTGTTGACACAGTCGGATTTGGTGATCAAATTAACAAAGATGACAG CTACAAGCCTATAGTAGAATATATCGACGCGCAGTTTGAAGCCTACTTGCAAGAAGAGCTGAAGATCAAACGATCCCTGTTCAATTACCACGACACCAGAATTCATGCCTGCCTATATTTCATTGCACCAACTGGACACTCGCTGAAGTCCCTAGACTTGGTCACCATGAAGAAACTCGACAGTAAG GTGAACATCATCCCCATCATTGCCAAGGCTGACACCATTGCAAAAAACGAGTTGCACAAGTTCAAGAGTAAAATCATGAGCGAGCTGGTCAGCAATGGCGTCCAGATCTACCAGTTCCCGACAGATGAAGAGACAGTGGCCGAGATAAATGCCACGATGAGC GTCCACCTTCCTTTTGCTGTAGTTGGCAGCACTGAAGAAGTGAAGATCGGCAATAAGATGGCAAAAGCCAGGCAGTACCCCTGGGGTGTTGTGCAGG ttgaaaatgaaaatcactGTGACTTTGTGAAGCTGCGGGAGATGCTGATCCGAGTGAACATGGAGGATTTGAGAGAGCAGACGCACACCCGACACTATGAGCTGTACAGGCGCTGCAAACTTGAAGAGATGGGGTTCAAGGACACGGATCCAGACAGCAAGCCTTTCAG TCTTCAAGAGACTTATGAAGCAAAGAGGAACGAATTCCTGGGTGAACTCCAGAAGAAGGAGGATGAAATGAGGCAGATGTTCGTCATGCGagtgaaggagaaggaagcagagttgaaggaagcagagaaagat CTTCACGAAAAGTTTGACCATCTAAAGAGGACTCaccaagaagagaagaaaaaagtggaagacaaaaagaaggaaCTTGAGGAAGAGCTGAACAACTTTCAAAAGAagaaggcagcagctcagctatTACAGTCACAGGCTCAGCAGGCAGGTTCTCAACAAACCAAGAAagacaaggacaaaaaaaa
- the SEPTIN11 gene encoding septin-11 isoform X2 — protein MAVAVGRPANDDLRNLSLSGHVGFDSLPDQLVNKSTSQGFCFNILCVGETGIGKSTLMDTLFNTKFESEPATHNEPGVRLKARSYELQESNVRLKLTIVDTVGFGDQINKDDSYKPIVEYIDAQFEAYLQEELKIKRSLFNYHDTRIHACLYFIAPTGHSLKSLDLVTMKKLDSKVNIIPIIAKADTIAKNELHKFKSKIMSELVSNGVQIYQFPTDEETVAEINATMSVHLPFAVVGSTEEVKIGNKMAKARQYPWGVVQVENENHCDFVKLREMLIRVNMEDLREQTHTRHYELYRRCKLEEMGFKDTDPDSKPFSLQETYEAKRNEFLGELQKKEDEMRQMFVMRVKEKEAELKEAEKDLHEKFDHLKRTHQEEKKKVEDKKKELEEELNNFQKKKAAAQLLQSQAQQAGSQQTKKDKDKKKNPVMRNMHVF, from the exons AACGATGACCTTAGGAACTTGTCCCTCTCCGGCCACGTGGGCTTTGACAGCCTCCCTGATCAGCTGGTCAACAAGTCAACGTCACAGGGCTTCTGCTTCAACATCCTCTGTGTGG GCGAAACTGGCATCGGCAAGTCGACGTTGATGGACACTCTGTTCAATACCAAGTTTGAAAGTGAACCTGCGACGCACAACGAGCCCGGTGTGAGATTGAAAGCCAGGAGTTACGAGCTCCAGGAGAGCAATGTCCGTCTGAAGCTGACTATTGTTGACACAGTCGGATTTGGTGATCAAATTAACAAAGATGACAG CTACAAGCCTATAGTAGAATATATCGACGCGCAGTTTGAAGCCTACTTGCAAGAAGAGCTGAAGATCAAACGATCCCTGTTCAATTACCACGACACCAGAATTCATGCCTGCCTATATTTCATTGCACCAACTGGACACTCGCTGAAGTCCCTAGACTTGGTCACCATGAAGAAACTCGACAGTAAG GTGAACATCATCCCCATCATTGCCAAGGCTGACACCATTGCAAAAAACGAGTTGCACAAGTTCAAGAGTAAAATCATGAGCGAGCTGGTCAGCAATGGCGTCCAGATCTACCAGTTCCCGACAGATGAAGAGACAGTGGCCGAGATAAATGCCACGATGAGC GTCCACCTTCCTTTTGCTGTAGTTGGCAGCACTGAAGAAGTGAAGATCGGCAATAAGATGGCAAAAGCCAGGCAGTACCCCTGGGGTGTTGTGCAGG ttgaaaatgaaaatcactGTGACTTTGTGAAGCTGCGGGAGATGCTGATCCGAGTGAACATGGAGGATTTGAGAGAGCAGACGCACACCCGACACTATGAGCTGTACAGGCGCTGCAAACTTGAAGAGATGGGGTTCAAGGACACGGATCCAGACAGCAAGCCTTTCAG TCTTCAAGAGACTTATGAAGCAAAGAGGAACGAATTCCTGGGTGAACTCCAGAAGAAGGAGGATGAAATGAGGCAGATGTTCGTCATGCGagtgaaggagaaggaagcagagttgaaggaagcagagaaagat CTTCACGAAAAGTTTGACCATCTAAAGAGGACTCaccaagaagagaagaaaaaagtggaagacaaaaagaaggaaCTTGAGGAAGAGCTGAACAACTTTCAAAAGAagaaggcagcagctcagctatTACAGTCACAGGCTCAGCAGGCAGGTTCTCAACAAACCAAGAAagacaaggacaaaaaaaa AAATCCAGTCATGAGGAACATGCACGTGTTTTAG